From Primulina tabacum isolate GXHZ01 chromosome 2, ASM2559414v2, whole genome shotgun sequence, one genomic window encodes:
- the LOC142537105 gene encoding peptidyl serine alpha-galactosyltransferase-like, translating into MGVGILTAVLLTVLLVGRAEIQRDQEAPFRMHTLFSVECQNYFDWQTVGLMHSYRKSHQPGPITRLLSCTEEEKKTYRGMDLAPTLEVPSMSRHPKTGDWYPAINKPAGILHWLKHSKDAQNVDWVVILDADMIIRGPIVPWDLGAEKGRPVAAYYGYLVGCDNLLAKLHTKHPELCDKVGGLLAMHIDDLRALAPMWLSKTEEVRGDTAHWGTNYTGDIYGAGWISEMYGYSFGAAEVGLRHKINDNLMIYPGYVPEEGIEPILLHYGIPFSVGNWSFSKLDHHEDNIVYDCGRLFPVPPYPREVRDLERDPNKRRELYLNLECINMLNEGLLLQHSAYGCPKPTQSKYLSFLRSKTFSDLTRPKLLTPKSLQTVEVNVQKQDANESGKTYPKIHTIFSTECSPYFDWQTVGLVHSFHLSGQPGNITRLLSCTEEDLKQYKGHDLAHTHYVPSMSRHPLTGDWYPAINKPAAVVHWLNHVKTDAEYIVILDADMIMKGPITPWEFNATRGQPVSTPYNYLIGCDNELARIHTRHPEACSKVGGVIIMHMGDLRRFALLWLHKTEEVRADMGHWSRNFTGDIYEAGWISEMYGYSFGAAELNLRHVISNEILIYPGYVPAPGVKYRVLHYGLDFKVGNWSFDKANWRHADVVEKCWAQFPDPPDSSILDRSDENLFQRDLLSIECVKTLNDALKHHHKRRRCADPISLSALVHKIPDPDSSNTLTRKIPSSDSSTNLRHETPDLDLSSNPSRQATDPDSPTTQTRGTPNRPLLPFTSHKSTNEISASRKFGKIDGIDSLGHTFELNNESQGVSPPAETSQTFTSMRFWIIGLWAFSIFGFVAVMSMVIFSRRGYKKRGKTLKSKRRTSLSQDYSI; encoded by the exons ATGGGAGTGGGAATATTAACGGCGGTGTTGTTGACGGTCCTGCTGGTGGGGCGAGCTGAGATCCAGCGGGATCAAGAGGCGCCGTTTAGGATGCACACGCTTTTCTCGGTGGAGTGCCAGAACTATTTCGATTGGCAGACTGTGGGCCTCATGCATAGCTACCGCAAGTCACACCAGCCCGGCCCCATCACCCGGCTGCTTAGCTGCACCGAGGaggagaagaaaacttacaggGGAATGGATTTGGCGCCAACTCTTGAGGTTCCATCCATGAGTAGGCATCCCAAGACTGGTGACTG GTATCCAGCCATTAATAAACCAGCTGGGATATTGCATTGGCTTAAACATAGCAAGGATGCCCAAAATGTTGATTGGGTGGTAATTCTAGACGCAGATATGATCATTCGAGGTCCAATTGTTCCCTGGGACCTAGGAGCAGAAAAAGGCCGCCCAGTTGCTGCATATTATGG ATACTTGGTTGGATGTGATAATCTTCTGGCTAAATTGCACACAAAGCATCCCGAACTCTGTGACAAGGTCGGCGGGCTTTTAGCCATGCATATAGATGATCTTCGGGCTTTGGCACCCATGTGGTTATCAAAAACCGAAGAAGTACGGGGAGATACGGCTCATTGGGGAACTAATTATACTGGTGATATTTATGGAGCAGGGTGGATTAGTGAAATGTATGGATACTCCTTTGGGGCTGCAGAG GTGGGACTCCGCCACAAGATAAACGATAACCTGATGATTTATCCTGGCTATGTTCCTGAAGAGGGCATTGAGCCCATTCTTTTGCACTATGGGATACCTTTTAGCGTTGGAAATTGGTCGTTCAGTAAGTTAGATCACCATGAAGACAACATTGTATATGATTGTGGGCGTCTCTTTCCCGTGCCTCCTTATCCAAGAGAG GTGAGAGATTTGGAAAGAGATCCAAACAAAAGACGGGAACTATACCTCAATTTAGAATGTATAAATATGCTAAATGAAGGTCTATTGTTGCAACATTCAGCTTATGGTTGCCCCAAGCCCACACAGTCAAAATACTTGAGTTTCTTACGGAGCAAAACATTTTCAGATCTTACTCGTCCAAAACTATTGACTCCAAAAAGTCTTCAAACCGTGGAAGTGAATGTACAGAAGCAAGATGCCAATGAATCTGGAAAGACATATCCAAAAATCCATACCATTTTTTCAACAGAATGTTCTCCTTACTTTGATTGGCAGACTGTGGGGCTTGTTCATAGTTTTCACCTGAGTGGTCAGCCAGGAAACATTACAAGGCTACTAAGTTGTACAGAAGAGGACTTGAAGCAATATAAGGGGCATGATTTAGCTCACACGCACTATGTTCCATCGATGAGCCGACATCCGTTAACAGGGGATTG GTATCCGGCAATTAATAAACCAGCTGCAGTTGTTCATTGGCTCAACCATGTAAAGACTGACGCGGAATACATAGTTATCCTGGACGCTGACATGATAATGAAAGGACCAATTACGCCATGGGAGTTCAATGCTACACGGGGACAGCCTGTTTCCACTCCCTATAA TTACCTAATTGGCTGTGACAATGAGCTTGCAAGGATTCATACTCGCCACCCTGAAGCTTGCAGCAAGGTTGGAGGTGTAATCATAATGCATATGGGGGACCTAAGGAGATTTGCTTTGCTTTGGCTTCATAAAACCGAGGAAGTTCGAGCAGATATGGGCCACTGGTCAAGAAACTTCACTGGAGATATATACGAAGCTGGTTGGATCAGTGAGATGTACGGTTACTCCTTTGGGGCAGCAGAG TTGAATTTGCGGCATGTTATAAGCaatgaaattttgatatatCCCGGATATGTCCCTGCACCTGGTGTCAAATATAGAGTTCTTCATTATGGCTTGGATTTTAAGGTTGGTAATTGGAGCTTTGATAAAGCTAACTGGAGACATGCAGATGTGGTTGAGAAGTGTTGGGCTCAGTTTCCTGATCCtcctgattcgtcaattcttgATCGATCGGATGAAAATTTGTTCCAACGGGACTTGCTAAGCATTGAGTGTGTTAAAACTTTGAATGATGCTCTAAAACATCATCACAAGAGAAGGAGATGCGCTGATCCCATCTCCTTGTCCGCACTCGTTCATAAGATTCCTGATCCTGATTCTTCAAACACACTGACTCGGAAGATCCCCAGTTCTGATTCCTCAACCAACCTGAGACATGAGACCCCTGATCTCGATTTGTCAAGCAACCCATCTCGTCAAGCCACTGATCCTGATTCGCCGACCACACAAACTCGAGGGACTCCTAATCGCCCTTTGTTACCCTTCACAAGTCACAAATCCACCAATGAAATTTCAGCTTCGAGGAAATTTGGAAAAATTGATGGAATTGATTCCCTTGGACATACTTTCGAGCTGAACAATGAATCTCAGGGAGTATCACCACCAGCAGAGACCAGCCAAACATTCACTTCCATGAGATTTTGGATAATTGGCTTGTGGGCATTCTCAATCTTTGGTTTTGTGGCAGTGATGTCAATGGTGATTTTCAGTCGCAGAGGGTATAAAAAAAGAGGTAAAACTTTGAAGTCCAAGAGAAGAACCTCTCTTAGTCAAGATTATAGTATATGA